A genomic segment from Dermatobacter hominis encodes:
- a CDS encoding cytochrome P450, whose amino-acid sequence MATTERPRVDLLDGAFYVGDPYAAYAWMREHEPVYWDPVNELWGIARYDDIVEVEKHKHLFINSDQEKGGYRPNIPADPAIIGLDDPLHSHRRNLVARRFTPKAVSRWEDHVRGAVSALLDAAMAHGGTVEVVGELAAPLPAEMIGLLLGFPEETFPQLVEWSERTIEMGGGPRYFNETGMTAAMEFAQASAELYEEKRRCPADDVMTLWTQAEVPGHPFGVDEVISDCLLLLDGGAETTRTVIARGMIELSRRPEQWALLREQTDLTIAVEELIRFVTPIHNMCRVAAEDAEVAGTPIAAGQQLVLMYSSANRDPEHFEDPEEMDLARHPNHHIAFGFGTHFCLGSSLARLEIRIFFEELLQRVAELRVDEASIEEMPNAFVYGLRSARMDLTPV is encoded by the coding sequence ATGGCGACCACCGAGCGTCCCCGCGTCGACCTGCTCGACGGCGCCTTCTACGTCGGCGACCCATACGCCGCCTACGCGTGGATGCGCGAGCACGAGCCCGTCTACTGGGACCCGGTGAACGAGCTCTGGGGGATCGCCCGCTACGACGACATCGTCGAGGTCGAGAAGCACAAGCACCTCTTCATCAACTCCGACCAGGAGAAGGGCGGGTACCGCCCGAACATCCCGGCGGACCCGGCGATCATCGGCCTCGACGACCCGCTGCACTCCCACCGCCGCAACCTGGTCGCCCGGCGCTTCACGCCGAAGGCCGTGTCGCGATGGGAGGACCACGTCCGGGGCGCGGTGTCGGCCCTCCTCGACGCGGCGATGGCCCACGGCGGGACGGTCGAGGTCGTCGGCGAGCTCGCGGCACCGCTCCCCGCGGAGATGATCGGGCTCCTGCTCGGGTTCCCCGAGGAGACGTTCCCGCAGCTCGTCGAGTGGTCCGAGCGCACGATCGAGATGGGCGGCGGGCCGCGCTACTTCAACGAGACCGGCATGACCGCGGCCATGGAGTTCGCCCAGGCCTCGGCCGAGCTGTACGAGGAGAAGCGGCGCTGCCCGGCCGACGACGTCATGACGCTGTGGACCCAGGCCGAGGTGCCCGGTCACCCCTTCGGCGTCGACGAGGTCATCTCGGACTGCCTGCTCCTGCTCGACGGCGGCGCCGAGACGACCCGCACGGTGATCGCCCGGGGGATGATCGAGCTCTCCCGGCGCCCCGAGCAGTGGGCGCTGCTGCGCGAGCAGACCGACCTGACGATCGCGGTCGAGGAGCTGATCCGCTTCGTCACGCCCATCCACAACATGTGCCGGGTCGCGGCCGAGGACGCCGAGGTCGCGGGCACGCCGATCGCCGCCGGCCAGCAGCTGGTCCTCATGTACTCGTCGGCGAACCGGGATCCGGAGCACTTCGAGGACCCCGAGGAGATGGACCTCGCCCGCCACCCGAACCACCACATCGCGTTCGGGTTCGGGACCCACTTCTGCCTGGGCTCGTCGCTGGCCCGGCTCGAGATCCGCATCTTCTTCGAGGAGCTGCTGCAGCGGGTGGCCGAGCTGCGCGTCGACGAGGCGTCGATCGAGGAGATGCCCAACGCGTTCGTGTACGGGCTGCGGTCGGCCCGGATGGACCTCACGCCGGTCTGA
- a CDS encoding SDR family oxidoreductase: protein MTDLVLGGTAALVTGGGSGIGLESARRLVADGAAVTIMGRTEERLRDGVTALEAAAPTNGLVRFVVGDAKSEDDVARAVAVATEATGGLDFAVASAGRGGLGPIITTPLDEWTDIIATNLTGTFLLFKHAGAAIAGSGGGSMVAISSIAAAVTHPFMGPYCVSKAGIDMLVRQTADELGRAGVRVNAVRPGIVETDLVSMVMDDEQVMGSYLDNMPVSRAGNVDDVGSVVRFLLGEESSWVTGTSLSVDGGHHLRRGPDFEPAARAFFGDDAVEGRVTAADEGAAG from the coding sequence ATGACGGATCTCGTACTCGGCGGAACGGCCGCGCTCGTCACCGGCGGCGGCAGCGGCATCGGACTGGAGAGCGCCCGGCGGCTCGTCGCGGACGGCGCGGCGGTCACGATCATGGGGCGGACGGAGGAGCGCCTCCGCGACGGCGTGACCGCGCTGGAGGCGGCGGCGCCGACCAACGGCCTGGTCCGCTTCGTCGTCGGCGACGCGAAGTCCGAGGACGACGTCGCCCGGGCGGTCGCGGTGGCCACCGAGGCCACCGGGGGGCTCGACTTCGCGGTCGCGTCCGCCGGGCGGGGCGGCCTCGGCCCGATCATCACGACGCCGCTCGACGAGTGGACCGACATCATCGCCACGAACCTCACCGGGACCTTCCTGCTGTTCAAGCACGCCGGTGCCGCGATCGCCGGCAGCGGCGGTGGCTCGATGGTGGCCATCTCGTCCATCGCCGCCGCCGTCACGCACCCGTTCATGGGTCCGTACTGCGTGTCGAAGGCGGGCATCGACATGCTGGTGCGCCAGACCGCCGACGAGCTCGGCCGCGCCGGGGTCCGGGTGAACGCCGTGCGTCCCGGCATCGTCGAGACCGACCTCGTGTCGATGGTCATGGACGACGAGCAGGTGATGGGCAGCTACCTGGACAACATGCCGGTGTCGCGCGCCGGCAACGTCGACGACGTGGGCTCGGTCGTCCGGTTCCTGCTCGGCGAGGAGTCGTCCTGGGTCACCGGCACGTCGCTGAGCGTGGACGGCGGCCACCACCTGCGCCGCGGCCCCGACTTCGAACCGGCGGCCCGGGCCTTCTTCGGCGACGACGCGGTCGAGGGCCGCGTCACCGCCGCCGACGAGGGGGCGGCCGGCTGA
- a CDS encoding ABC transporter permease, whose protein sequence is MTATLTPTAPASRPGPTAAEDGGRLRRWIGDSWIMTRRNLVHISREPMQLSDVTVQPVLFTVLFVYIFGAAMVLPGGANVKDFLVPGLLALNLTTSSVGTAIGLTQDLHTGVIERFRTLPMSPASVLTGRSVSDFLSASVCTAFVLLTGLVVGWSPSTDLLHVAAGIGVALLFAYSLSWVCACLGLRSGDPESAQALAFLFVFPLAFVSNAFAPTQAMPTVLATIAEWNPVSAVTAAVRELFGNPNPSSLVDVWPMQHPVQATLLWSAVILAVCVPLATRMYRNRTAD, encoded by the coding sequence ATGACCGCCACCCTGACCCCGACCGCGCCGGCCAGCCGGCCCGGGCCCACCGCTGCCGAGGACGGCGGCCGCCTCCGCCGGTGGATCGGCGACAGCTGGATCATGACCCGCCGCAACCTGGTCCACATCTCCCGGGAACCGATGCAGCTGTCGGACGTCACGGTGCAGCCGGTGCTGTTCACCGTGCTGTTCGTGTACATCTTCGGCGCCGCCATGGTGCTGCCCGGCGGCGCGAACGTGAAGGACTTCCTCGTGCCCGGCCTCCTGGCCCTGAACCTGACGACCTCGTCGGTCGGCACCGCGATCGGCCTGACCCAGGACCTCCACACCGGCGTGATCGAGCGATTCCGGACGCTCCCGATGAGCCCGGCGTCGGTGCTGACGGGGCGGTCCGTCTCCGACTTCCTCTCTGCGTCGGTGTGCACCGCCTTCGTCCTGCTCACCGGGCTCGTCGTCGGCTGGTCGCCGTCGACCGACCTGCTCCACGTCGCCGCCGGCATCGGCGTGGCGCTCCTGTTCGCCTACTCGCTGAGCTGGGTGTGCGCCTGCCTCGGGCTGCGCTCGGGCGACCCGGAGTCGGCCCAGGCCCTGGCGTTCCTGTTCGTGTTCCCGCTGGCGTTCGTCTCGAACGCCTTCGCCCCGACCCAGGCCATGCCGACGGTGCTGGCCACGATCGCGGAGTGGAACCCGGTGAGCGCGGTGACCGCCGCGGTGCGCGAGCTGTTCGGCAACCCGAACCCGTCGTCGCTGGTCGACGTCTGGCCGATGCAGCACCCGGTCCAGGCGACCCTGCTCTGGAGCGCCGTCATCCTCGCGGTGTGCGTGCCGCTGGCGACGCGGATGTACCGCAACCGGACCGCCGACTGA
- a CDS encoding ATP-binding cassette domain-containing protein, whose product MDGPMIEAVGLRKHFGATQALDGVSLSAEAGTVLGVLGPNGAGKTTTVRALTTLMIPDEGQARVAGIDVVRSPDAVRRVIGVTGQNATLDELLTGRQNLVMVGELCRLGRRAAGVRAEELLERFELTDAADRTVKTYSGGMRRRLDLAASIVADPPVLFLDEPTTGLDPSSRARMWQVVRELVADGATVLLTTQYLDEADELADRIVVVDRGRVIAEGTAAELKSRIGGERLVVRLSESHPEAAAVLVPFVQGEVALDESDRRLSATIQPVPGLVTSLVRAFDDRGIAVDDVQIHHPSLDEVFFTLTGRPPTEDDADTAGAAA is encoded by the coding sequence GTGGACGGACCGATGATCGAGGCCGTCGGCCTCCGCAAGCACTTCGGCGCCACCCAGGCGCTCGACGGCGTGAGCCTCAGCGCCGAGGCCGGCACGGTGCTCGGCGTGCTGGGCCCGAACGGCGCCGGCAAGACCACCACCGTGCGCGCCCTCACGACGCTCATGATCCCCGACGAGGGCCAGGCCCGCGTCGCCGGCATCGACGTCGTCCGGTCGCCCGACGCCGTGCGCCGCGTCATCGGCGTCACCGGGCAGAACGCCACCCTCGACGAGCTGCTCACCGGTCGCCAGAACCTCGTGATGGTCGGCGAGCTGTGCCGCCTCGGGCGGCGGGCTGCGGGCGTCCGCGCCGAGGAGCTGCTCGAGCGCTTCGAGCTCACCGACGCCGCCGACCGCACCGTCAAGACGTACTCCGGCGGCATGCGCCGCCGGCTCGACCTCGCCGCGAGCATCGTGGCCGACCCGCCGGTGCTGTTCCTCGACGAGCCGACCACGGGCCTCGACCCGTCGAGCCGGGCCCGGATGTGGCAGGTCGTGCGCGAGCTCGTGGCCGACGGCGCGACCGTCCTGCTCACCACCCAGTACCTCGACGAGGCCGACGAGCTGGCCGACCGCATCGTGGTCGTCGACCGCGGCCGGGTGATCGCTGAGGGCACGGCGGCGGAGCTCAAGTCCCGCATCGGCGGCGAGCGGCTCGTCGTCCGGCTCAGCGAGTCGCACCCCGAGGCCGCTGCGGTCCTGGTGCCGTTCGTGCAGGGCGAGGTGGCGCTCGACGAGTCCGACCGCCGCCTGTCGGCGACGATCCAGCCGGTCCCCGGGCTCGTCACCTCGCTCGTGCGGGCTTTCGACGACCGCGGCATCGCGGTCGACGACGTCCAGATCCACCACCCCTCGCTCGACGAGGTGTTCTTCACCCTCACCGGTCGTCCGCCCACCGAGGACGACGCCGACACCGCAGGAGCCGCCGCATGA
- a CDS encoding aldehyde dehydrogenase has protein sequence MTDYKQLYIGGEWVDPAGSDRFEVVNPATLEVIGSVPEGTKADVDRAVAAARAALETGPWAGATKAERLEVMRSLQAKLLEASDELANLVTDEVGATILFSHFGQIGATNMVLDAYVKVLEEFEFEELRQDILGPAIVRKEPVGVVAGIIPWNVPLFISMLKFAPTLASGSTMVLKPAPDTPLSAFRFAELAQEAGVPAGVLNIVPADREVSEYLVRHPDVDKVSFTGSTAAGRKIGAICGEQLKRCTLELGGKSAAILLDDVDIDGIADELLSAGIMNNGQACVAQTRVLAPQSRYDEIVGVLTEKMAAQVVGDPTDFGTNVGPLINEAQRDRVEGYIQVGADEGARVAVGGGRPGTDQQGWFVEPTLLVDVTNDMRVAQEEIFGPVVSVISYDDVDDAVRIANDSDYGLSGSVWGADVDAALDVARRVRTGTYGVNMYGMAFGSPFGGYKQSGLGRELGPEGLEEFLEYKTINLPAGTEPELKY, from the coding sequence ATGACCGACTACAAGCAGCTCTACATCGGGGGCGAGTGGGTGGATCCCGCCGGCTCCGATCGCTTCGAGGTCGTGAACCCCGCGACGCTCGAGGTCATCGGGAGCGTCCCCGAGGGCACCAAGGCCGACGTGGACCGTGCGGTCGCCGCCGCCCGGGCCGCGCTCGAGACGGGCCCGTGGGCCGGTGCCACGAAGGCCGAGCGCCTCGAGGTCATGCGGTCGCTGCAGGCCAAGCTGCTCGAGGCCTCCGACGAGCTGGCCAACCTGGTGACCGACGAGGTCGGCGCCACGATCCTGTTCTCGCACTTCGGCCAGATCGGCGCCACCAACATGGTGCTCGACGCCTACGTCAAGGTGCTCGAGGAGTTCGAGTTCGAGGAGCTGCGCCAGGACATCCTGGGCCCAGCGATCGTGCGCAAGGAGCCGGTCGGCGTCGTCGCCGGCATCATCCCCTGGAACGTGCCCCTCTTCATCTCGATGCTGAAGTTCGCGCCGACGCTCGCGTCCGGCTCGACGATGGTCCTCAAGCCGGCCCCCGACACGCCGCTGTCGGCGTTCCGCTTCGCCGAGCTGGCGCAGGAGGCCGGCGTGCCGGCCGGCGTGCTCAACATCGTGCCGGCCGACCGCGAGGTCAGCGAGTACCTCGTCCGCCACCCCGACGTCGACAAGGTGTCGTTCACCGGCTCGACCGCCGCCGGTCGCAAGATCGGCGCCATCTGCGGCGAGCAGCTCAAGCGCTGCACGCTGGAGCTCGGTGGCAAGTCGGCGGCGATCCTGCTCGACGACGTCGACATCGACGGCATCGCCGACGAGCTGCTCTCCGCCGGCATCATGAACAACGGCCAGGCCTGCGTCGCCCAGACCCGGGTGCTCGCCCCGCAGTCCCGCTACGACGAGATCGTCGGCGTGCTCACCGAGAAGATGGCGGCGCAGGTGGTCGGCGACCCGACCGACTTCGGCACCAACGTGGGCCCGCTCATCAACGAGGCGCAGCGCGATCGGGTCGAGGGCTACATCCAGGTCGGGGCCGACGAGGGCGCCCGCGTCGCCGTCGGCGGCGGCCGTCCCGGGACCGACCAGCAGGGCTGGTTCGTCGAGCCGACGCTGCTCGTCGACGTCACCAACGACATGCGCGTCGCCCAGGAGGAGATCTTCGGACCGGTCGTGTCGGTCATCTCCTACGACGACGTCGACGACGCGGTGCGCATCGCGAACGACTCCGACTACGGCCTGTCCGGGTCGGTGTGGGGGGCCGACGTCGACGCCGCGCTCGACGTCGCCCGCCGGGTCCGCACCGGCACCTACGGCGTGAACATGTACGGCATGGCGTTCGGTTCGCCGTTCGGCGGCTACAAGCAGTCCGGTCTCGGCCGGGAGCTGGGCCCGGAGGGCCTCGAGGAGTTCCTCGAGTACAAGACGATCAACCTGCCGGCCGGCACGGAGCCCGAGCTCAAGTACTGA
- a CDS encoding FAD-dependent oxidoreductase gives MDDAATEPLSSTDLPLPGAADVVVVGGGLAGLTAGVVAARSGARTVVLDAHVPGGRAAVRRVPLEGVDGEAVFNSGPRALYVGGAGRAVLDRLGLTPAGRKPPTKGSGALVDGRLDVLPTGPGSLLRTGIVSRSSKARLTSVLGRLATGRVPAGRPDVSSTGWIHELVGERDDVVATVEALFRVATYTADLDSLSADASVPQVVHATSSGVLYLDGGFQQLVDGLADRLRRAGGSLHGHAAVRSVEPGAGGTWTVTCADGRAVVARAVVLAGGGPAVAAGLLDRPVLVDRAGPEVTAACLELAVRGPVPTRFVLGIDEPLYLSEHAPPADLAPEGVNVVHVARYGATSADADRTRLDELATLAGIRPADVVARRFLGRMVVQAGMPTAAGGGLAGRPPVVVDDRPGVLLAGDWVGPVGLLADAAVASGESAGALAAAHARTVRPLAGTRPVAGAGATVGAEPR, from the coding sequence ATGGACGATGCAGCGACCGAACCCCTCAGCAGCACTGACCTCCCCCTCCCCGGGGCCGCCGACGTCGTGGTCGTCGGCGGCGGGCTCGCCGGCCTGACCGCCGGCGTCGTCGCCGCCCGCAGCGGGGCCCGCACCGTCGTGCTCGACGCCCACGTGCCGGGCGGTCGGGCCGCGGTCCGCCGGGTGCCGCTCGAGGGCGTCGACGGCGAGGCGGTCTTCAACAGCGGTCCGCGGGCGCTCTACGTCGGCGGCGCCGGGCGGGCCGTGCTCGACCGGCTCGGGCTCACCCCCGCAGGGCGCAAGCCGCCGACGAAGGGGAGCGGCGCCCTGGTCGACGGCCGCCTCGACGTCCTGCCGACGGGACCCGGTTCGCTGCTGCGCACCGGGATCGTGTCGCGCTCGTCGAAGGCGAGGCTGACCTCGGTGCTCGGCCGCCTCGCGACCGGACGCGTGCCCGCCGGCCGGCCGGACGTGTCGAGCACCGGGTGGATCCACGAGCTCGTCGGGGAGCGCGACGACGTGGTCGCGACGGTCGAGGCGCTGTTCCGCGTGGCCACCTACACCGCCGACCTCGACTCGCTGTCGGCCGACGCCTCGGTGCCGCAGGTCGTGCACGCCACCAGCTCGGGGGTCCTCTACCTGGACGGCGGCTTCCAGCAGCTGGTGGACGGGCTGGCCGACCGGCTCCGCAGGGCCGGCGGCTCGCTGCACGGCCACGCGGCCGTCCGATCGGTCGAGCCGGGGGCCGGGGGCACGTGGACCGTCACGTGCGCCGACGGCCGAGCGGTCGTGGCGCGGGCGGTGGTGCTCGCCGGCGGCGGCCCGGCGGTGGCGGCGGGCCTTCTGGACCGGCCGGTCCTGGTCGACCGCGCCGGGCCCGAGGTCACGGCCGCCTGCCTGGAGCTGGCCGTCCGTGGCCCGGTGCCCACGCGCTTCGTGCTCGGCATCGACGAGCCCCTGTACCTGTCGGAGCACGCGCCCCCGGCCGACCTGGCGCCCGAGGGCGTCAACGTCGTCCACGTGGCGCGGTACGGGGCCACGTCGGCCGACGCCGATCGCACCCGGCTCGACGAGCTGGCCACGCTCGCCGGCATCCGGCCGGCCGACGTCGTGGCCCGCCGGTTCCTCGGCCGGATGGTCGTCCAGGCCGGGATGCCGACCGCTGCGGGCGGTGGGCTCGCGGGTCGGCCGCCGGTGGTCGTCGACGACCGCCCCGGCGTGCTGCTGGCCGGCGACTGGGTCGGTCCGGTCGGGCTCCTCGCCGATGCCGCCGTGGCCAGCGGCGAGTCGGCCGGTGCGCTGGCGGCGGCCCACGCCCGCACCGTGCGCCCGCTCGCTGGCACCCGTCCCGTTGCGGGAGCGGGGGCTACGGTCGGAGCGGAGCCACGATGA
- a CDS encoding putative metal-binding motif-containing protein, whose amino-acid sequence MRRWAIIAAVVAFTALVVGACTTPPTDPGQTTTTTSSTTTTSTTAPPVDNDGDGYTNLTDCNDADPAINPGAPDPIDELNVDSNCDGQDGVVTDITYVKAAGGADTSTCGVIAEPCATIAQGQNRTAAMSTSIVAVAGGSYPRFAVANGLSIRGGFGQNFKRGGAATGTTVATVTGSFDPSVNASVAILADGITSTTSVTDLRAVGADESGNARASYAVIVRNSTSALTMDSISVVAGKGSNGSVGTAGTSAIQTAAQSGNAGQDGDDGISTCNTDRRSGGASISGSGAGGAGGARDTSCSAGTCGIFGGNCDATSGLAGGNATVTGASCGLGRPGGAPGTPAQPGTAGLPGCVSDGAGGSAGAAGNGTISGGLWARSGGTGGNGTLGSNGGAGGGGGGGGGSDDDIDDQGAGGGSGGAGGARASAVGTGGSAGYAAIGVLVSGSSANLLNFNVTLGTGGAGGAGGSGGLGQPGGAGGPGGAAFQSGGAGGNGGAGGRGGHAGGGGGGAGAPAIGLLTTGSSATLSGFSFTGGAGGAGGAGGTTGITGSNGASGAVVAQLNL is encoded by the coding sequence GTGCGCAGATGGGCGATCATCGCGGCAGTCGTCGCGTTCACAGCATTGGTGGTCGGGGCGTGCACCACGCCGCCGACCGACCCGGGCCAGACGACCACGACGACGTCGTCGACCACCACCACGTCCACCACGGCGCCGCCGGTCGACAACGACGGTGACGGGTACACGAACCTGACCGACTGCAACGACGCAGACCCGGCGATCAACCCCGGTGCGCCCGACCCCATCGACGAGCTGAACGTCGACAGCAACTGCGACGGCCAGGACGGCGTGGTCACCGACATCACCTACGTCAAGGCCGCCGGCGGTGCCGACACCTCGACGTGCGGCGTGATCGCCGAGCCGTGCGCCACGATCGCGCAGGGCCAGAACCGCACCGCCGCCATGTCGACGTCCATCGTGGCGGTCGCGGGCGGCAGCTACCCCCGCTTCGCGGTGGCCAACGGGCTGTCGATCCGCGGCGGCTTCGGCCAGAACTTCAAGCGCGGCGGCGCGGCGACGGGCACCACGGTCGCCACCGTCACCGGCAGCTTCGACCCGTCGGTCAACGCCTCGGTGGCGATCCTCGCCGACGGCATCACCTCGACGACGAGCGTCACCGACCTCAGGGCCGTCGGCGCCGACGAGTCCGGCAACGCCCGGGCCAGCTACGCCGTGATCGTCCGCAACTCGACGTCCGCGCTGACCATGGACTCGATCTCGGTGGTGGCCGGCAAGGGCTCGAACGGCTCGGTCGGCACCGCCGGCACGTCGGCCATCCAGACCGCCGCCCAGTCGGGCAACGCCGGCCAGGACGGCGACGACGGCATCAGCACCTGCAACACCGATCGTCGCTCCGGCGGCGCGTCGATCAGCGGCAGCGGCGCCGGTGGCGCCGGCGGAGCCCGCGACACCTCCTGCTCGGCGGGCACCTGCGGCATCTTCGGCGGCAACTGCGACGCCACGTCCGGCCTCGCCGGCGGCAACGCGACCGTGACCGGCGCCTCGTGCGGCCTCGGCCGTCCGGGCGGTGCGCCCGGGACGCCTGCCCAGCCCGGGACCGCCGGCCTCCCCGGTTGCGTCAGCGACGGCGCCGGCGGCTCGGCCGGCGCGGCCGGCAACGGCACCATCAGCGGTGGCCTGTGGGCCCGCAGCGGCGGCACCGGGGGCAACGGCACGCTCGGCTCCAACGGCGGCGCCGGCGGTGGCGGCGGCGGTGGCGGCGGCTCCGACGACGACATCGACGACCAGGGCGCCGGCGGCGGCAGCGGTGGCGCAGGGGGCGCCCGGGCCTCGGCCGTGGGCACCGGTGGCAGCGCGGGCTACGCGGCGATCGGCGTGCTGGTCTCCGGCTCGAGCGCCAACCTCCTGAACTTCAACGTCACGCTCGGCACGGGCGGCGCCGGTGGCGCCGGCGGCTCGGGCGGCCTGGGTCAGCCCGGCGGTGCCGGTGGCCCCGGCGGCGCGGCGTTCCAGAGCGGCGGCGCCGGTGGCAACGGCGGTGCCGGCGGTCGCGGCGGCCACGCCGGTGGCGGCGGCGGCGGTGCGGGCGCCCCGGCCATCGGCCTGCTCACGACGGGCTCCTCGGCCACGCTGTCCGGCTTCTCCTTCACCGGTGGCGCCGGTGGCGCCGGCGGTGCGGGTGGCACGACGGGCATCACCGGTTCGAACGGTGCGAGCGGCGCGGTGGTCGCCCAGCTCAACCTCTGA
- a CDS encoding TetR/AcrR family transcriptional regulator produces the protein MADTSTAPRSPVEEDRLSTRQRILDAATDLFIEKGYEGTSLREIAERVGVTKAALYYHFASKAEMVAALLEPFEAIQREWVAGMPATPTDEEWADALGGVIDWMVDNRRLFQLFDRNHEVFEHLHDEGSQHHELHDKVGAVLGNPEIDPRRRIRMAAAMGVSFAMAPMGDTPLTDIDADEIRHELRSAVRRALDI, from the coding sequence ATGGCCGACACCTCGACCGCCCCCCGCTCCCCCGTCGAGGAGGACCGGCTCTCCACGCGCCAGCGCATCCTCGATGCGGCCACCGACCTCTTCATCGAGAAGGGCTACGAGGGCACGTCGCTGCGGGAGATCGCCGAACGCGTCGGCGTGACCAAGGCGGCGCTCTACTACCACTTCGCCAGCAAGGCCGAGATGGTCGCCGCGCTGCTCGAGCCGTTCGAGGCCATCCAGCGCGAGTGGGTCGCCGGGATGCCCGCGACGCCGACCGACGAGGAGTGGGCCGACGCCCTGGGCGGCGTCATCGACTGGATGGTCGACAACCGCCGCCTCTTCCAGCTCTTCGACCGCAACCACGAGGTCTTCGAGCACCTGCACGACGAGGGCAGCCAGCACCACGAGCTGCACGACAAGGTCGGCGCCGTCCTCGGCAACCCCGAGATCGACCCGCGACGTCGCATCCGGATGGCGGCCGCGATGGGCGTGTCGTTCGCGATGGCGCCGATGGGCGACACCCCGCTGACCGACATCGACGCCGACGAGATCCGCCACGAGCTCCGCTCCGCGGTCCGGCGGGCGCTCGACATCTGA
- the sigJ gene encoding RNA polymerase sigma factor SigJ: MSHDEHPDAPGPTAAAVEVFEAERARLTGLAYRMLGSLADAEDVVSEAWVRFQRTDPSTVERPAAWLTTVTSRLAIDRLRSQASRREDYVGPWLPDPVVTSVPGAVGPAPFEDPAERAELSESLTLGFLVVLDRLGPVERAVFLLADVFGEPYAEISRAVGRSEEACRQIASRARRRVREERADRSAADEHLLAGLVGALAVGDVQGLLDLLSPDVVLTSDGGPDRHAARRPVLGPDKVIRLLLNLTGRVPEGIAMEIQHVNAAPALVVHHPDGPIVVSADASDDGRVAAIRVQLNPEKVAALDTPFPGV, from the coding sequence ATGAGCCACGACGAGCACCCCGACGCCCCCGGCCCGACCGCCGCGGCGGTCGAGGTCTTCGAGGCGGAGCGGGCCCGGCTGACCGGCCTCGCGTACCGCATGCTCGGGTCGCTCGCCGATGCCGAGGACGTGGTGTCCGAGGCCTGGGTCCGGTTCCAGCGCACCGACCCGTCGACGGTCGAGCGGCCCGCGGCGTGGCTCACGACCGTGACGTCGCGCCTGGCGATCGACCGCCTCCGGTCCCAGGCCAGCCGGCGCGAGGACTACGTGGGCCCGTGGCTGCCCGACCCCGTCGTGACCTCGGTGCCGGGCGCGGTCGGACCGGCGCCGTTCGAGGACCCGGCCGAGCGCGCCGAGCTCTCCGAGTCGCTCACCCTCGGGTTCCTCGTCGTGCTCGACCGGCTGGGGCCGGTGGAGCGGGCCGTGTTCCTGCTCGCCGACGTGTTCGGGGAGCCGTACGCGGAGATCTCCCGGGCCGTCGGACGCTCCGAGGAGGCCTGCCGTCAGATCGCGTCGCGCGCCCGTCGTCGGGTCCGCGAGGAGCGGGCCGACCGCAGCGCGGCCGACGAGCACCTGCTCGCCGGCCTCGTCGGTGCGCTCGCCGTCGGCGACGTGCAGGGCCTGCTCGACCTGCTCTCGCCCGACGTCGTGCTGACGAGCGACGGCGGACCCGACCGCCACGCCGCCCGACGTCCGGTGCTCGGCCCCGACAAGGTCATCCGGCTGCTGCTCAACCTGACCGGCCGGGTGCCCGAGGGCATCGCGATGGAGATCCAGCACGTGAACGCCGCGCCGGCCCTGGTCGTGCACCACCCCGACGGGCCGATCGTCGTGTCGGCCGACGCCAGCGACGACGGGCGCGTCGCCGCCATCCGCGTGCAGCTCAACCCTGAGAAGGTGGCGGCGCTCGACACCCCGTTCCCCGGCGTCTGA